In a single window of the Leptidea sinapis chromosome 47, ilLepSina1.1, whole genome shotgun sequence genome:
- the LOC126978108 gene encoding zinc finger BED domain-containing protein 4-like produces the protein MSPPTKSNVWDYFEPNKEDQDKADCKICKKSYSRKGRTTSSLKNHLKSMHSEEFSTFENISKEKKLQQMKSDANKVTTPLQESKKQLSLEEMVLKEKKWDVNNLNSKKIDKLIGEMIALQNLPFNFVEGLGFRRLMQELAPRYNFRGRNFFTDFVCKELYSKVAQKVKGLIENFDNMSFTSDIWSDPSSNASLLSLTCHGIAENFDRSSIILKCETFDGRHTGDIVAEKFSNMLSEWNIKKQQLHCLIRDEGSNMKRAARLAALNDIDCTVHKIQLAIRSCLGSQENIKILKQKCKRITTHFNHSTIAQKQLQSIQDRLNQPHLKVFQDCVTRWNSTFYMFERFSKIKDALSLYMNDNEIDPILPEEWKMIESFIQLLGPFEEATRELSSSSALISSVIPIIQMLEKKVDDYLYLTRSQEFDPIRQAVTTLKNELSTKFSSLGENNLYTIATYLDPRYKHKFFTPVTEEKIKDDILKMINIENDNFESVNTNAKRAKITDCMENETEQLGPGTSGFNKKPCLKNDLAMMLDSSSEDESQDEPENSSVEAVLKKELLAYRTKKRINVSENPLNWWSVHRGEFKVLSPIVRRFLSAPPGSVPSEQLFSSAGLIYEPLRNRLEPEKAAILLFIKYNAPIFKFNY, from the exons ATGTCACCACCGACCAAAAGTAATGTATGGGAttattttgaaccaaataaagaaGACCAGGATAAAGCTGAttgtaaaatatgcaaaaaaagCTACTCTCGCAAGGGCCGCACCACGTCGTCTTTAAAAAACCATCTTAAGTCGATGCACTCAGAAGAATTTTCTACATTTGAGAACAttagtaaagaaaaaaaattacaacagatGAAATCTGACGCAA ATAAAGTTACCACTCCTCTGCAAGAATCAAAGAAACAACTTTCATTAGAGGAAATGGTTCTAAAAGAAAAGAAGTGGGACGTCAATAACTtgaattctaaaaaaattgataaactcATTGGAGAAATGATTGCACTTCAAAATTTGCCGTTTAATTTTGTTGAAGGGCTAGGTTTTCGTAGACTGATGCAAGAATTAGCACCAAGATATAACTTTAGGGGACGCAATTTTTTTACAGATTTTGTATGCAAGGAATTATATAGCAAAGTGGCTCAAAAAGTTAAAGGATTAAtcgaaaattttgataacatgtCGTTTACGTCTGACATTTGGTCGGATCCTAGCTCAAACGCTTCTTTGCTTAGCCTGACTTGCCATGGAATTGCAGAAAACTTTGATAGATCATCGATAATATTGAAATGTGAGACATTTGACGGCCGTCACACTGGTGACATAGTTGCTGAAAAATTCAGTAACATGCTTTCTGAATGGaacattaaaaaacaacaactGCATTGCCTAATCAGAGATGAAGGGTCTAATATGAAACGAGCCGCGCGATTAGCAGCATTAAATGATATAGACTGTACTGTTCACAAGATACAACTGGCTATCCGTAGTTGTTTAGGTTCtcaagaaaacataaaaatactaaaacaaaaatgtaagagAATTACGACCCATTTCAATCACTCTACCATTGCCCAGAAACAACTGCAATCAATTCAGGACAGACTGAATCAACCGCACCTGAAAGTGTTTCAAGATTGTGTAACACGATGGAACAGTACATTCTACATGTTCGAGCGTTTTTCAAAGATAAAGGATGCTCTGAGCCTTTACatgaatgataatgaaattgacCCTATTCTACCAGAAGAATGGAAAATGATTGAAAGTTTCATTCAATTACTGGGACCTTTTGAGGAAGCAACACGGGAACTGAGCAGCTCTTCTGCTCTTATTTCATCTGTGATACCGATAATACAAATGCTTGAAAAAAAAGTTGatgactatttatatttaacaagatCGCAAGAGTTTGATCCGATTCGTCAGGCTGTAACGACTTTGAAAAACGAACTTTCTACAAAGTTTTCTAGCTTGggagaaaacaatttatataccaTCGCTACCTACTTAGATCCTCGCTATAAGCACAAATTTTTCACACCGGTGACTGAAGAAAAGATTAAAGatgacattttaaaaatgataaatattgagAATGACAATTTTGAATCAGTTAATACCAATGCCAAAAGGGCTAAAATAACTGATTGCATGGAAAATGAAACAGAACAACTAGGACCAGGGACTTCAGGTTTCAACAAAAAGCCATGCTTAAAAAACGACCTGGCTATGATGTTAGATTCGTCGAGTGAAGACGAAAGTCAAGATGAGCCAGAAAATAGTAGCGTTGAAGctgtattaaaaaaagagttacTTGCTTACCGtactaaaaaaagaataaatgtgAGTGAAAATCCTTTAAACTGGTGGAGTGTACATCGAGGGGAATTCAAGGTATTATCGCCGATAGTACGAAGATTTTTATCTGCTCCACCGGGCAGTGTTCCTAGCGAACAACTATTTAGTAGCGCGGGATTAATTTACGAACCTCTGCGTAACAGACTAGAACCAGAAAAGGCGGCAATACTACTCTTCATCAAGTATAATGCtcctatttttaaattcaactacTGA